In one Anticarsia gemmatalis isolate Benzon Research Colony breed Stoneville strain chromosome 9, ilAntGemm2 primary, whole genome shotgun sequence genomic region, the following are encoded:
- the RnrL gene encoding ribonucleoside diphosphate reductase large subunit, which produces MVGKSSKLFVLKRGGRMEEVHIDKITSRIKKLCYGLNMDFVDPVSITLKVISGIYSGVTTVELDNLAAETAATMTTDHPDYALLAARLAISNLHKETRKHFSDVMTDLYNIINPHTKERTPMISEFHYNIIMEHKERLDSAIVYDRDFKYNYFGFKTLERSYLLKINNKVAERPQHMLMRVAIGIHGNDIDAAINTYNLLSEKYFTHASPTLFSAATPRPQLSSCFLIAMKDDSIEGIYDTLKQCALISKSAGGIGLHVHCIRAKGTYIAGTNGVSNGLVPMLRVYNNTARYVDQGGNKRPGAFAIYLEPWHSDIFEFLDLKKNTGKEEVRARELFYALWIPDLFMKRVESNQNWSLMCPHGSPGLADCWGEEFETLYEKYEQEGRFVKQVRAQVLWKAIIESQVETGTPFMLYKDSCNRKSNQKNLGTIKCSNLCTEIVEYTSSDEVAVCNLASIALNMFVNEDKTYNFTKLKEVTKIITQNLNKIIDVNYYPVPEARNSNMRHRPIGIGVQGLADAFVLMRIPYESEAAIKLNQQVFETIYYGALEASCELAEKYGVYETYEGSPASQGILQYDMWNKVPTDLWDWNSLKEKIAKHGLRNSLLLAPMPTASTAQILGNNESFEPFTSNIYQRRVLSGEFQVVNHHLLHDLTEADLWDEDMKNLIIHHNGSIQKIESIPKNIRDLYKTVWEISVKTTIQMAADRGAFIDQSQSFNIHVAEPNYGKLTSIHFYAWKMGLKTGMYYLRTKPAVNAIQFTVDKSKVKSKIMNGKSEMTNGKADADDANMAAITCSLQNKDECLSCGS; this is translated from the exons gtgAGTATAACATTAAAAGTGATAAGCGGTATATATTCTGGTGTAACTACTGTGGAATTAGATAACTTGGCAGCAGAAACTGCTGCTACTATGACTACTGATCATCCCGATTATGCATTGTTAGCTGCTAGATTGGCTATATCTAATTTACACAAGGAGACCAGAAAGCATTTTTCAG ATGTAATGActgatttatataatattataaatccacATACCAAGGAGAGGACACCAATGATATCAGAATtccattacaatattattatggaacATAAAGAGAGACTAGACTCGGCTATTGTGTATGATCGAGATTTCAAGTACAATTACTTTGGATTCAAAACACTGGAAAGATCTTACTTGCTGAAAATCAATAATAAG gttgCTGAAAGGCCCCAGCATATGTTAATGAGAGTTGCTATTGGTATACATGGCAATGACATAGATGCTGCCATAAACACTTACAACTTACTGTCAGAGAAGTATTTCACTCATGCTAGCCCAACTCTATTCTCAGCTGCTACACCACGCCCTCAATTATCCTCCTGCTTCCTAATCGCAATGAAAGATGATAGCATTGAAGGTATTTATGATACATTAAAACAATGTGCCCTGATATCTAAATCTGCAGGTGGAATTGGATTACATGTCCATTGCATAAGGGCTAAGGGCACATACATAGCTGGCACCAACGGAGTTTCTAATGGGCTTGTTCCCATGTTAAGAGTTTACAACAATACTGCTAGGTATGTAGATCAAGGAGGAAATAAACGACCTGGAGCTTTTGCTATATACTTAGAGCCATGGCATAGTGACATCTTTGAATTTTTGGACCTGAAAAAGAATACCGGTAAGGAAGAAGTACGTGCCCGAGAACTGTTCTATGCTCTGTGGATACCAGACTTATTCATGAAAAGAGTAGAAAGTAATCAGAACTGGAGTCTCATGTGCCCTCATGGAAGTCCAGGTCTGGCAGATTGCTGGGGTGAAGAGTTTGAAACTCTCTATGAGAAATATGAACAAGAAGGTAGATTTGTGAAACAAGTACGTGCACAAGTTCTATGGAAAGCTATTATTGAATCGCAAGTTGAAACTGGAACTCCATTTATGCTCTATAAAGATTCATGTAACAGAAAAAGCAATCAGAAGAACTTGGGCACCATTAAATGTAGTAATCTTTGCACTGAAATAGTTGAATATACCTCATCTGATGAAGTCGCTGTGTGCAATTTAGCTTCTATTGCTTTGAACATGTTTGTAAATGAAgacaaaacatataattttacaaaacttaaggaagtaactaaaataataactcaaaaccttaacaaaataattgatgtTAATTATTATCCAGTTCCGGAGGCAAGGAATTCCAATATGAGACATAGGCCCATAGGTATTGGAGTTCAAGGATTAGCAGATGCTTTTGTTTTAATGCGTATTCCATATGAAAGTGAGGCAGCCATTAAATTGAACcaacaagtatttgaaacaaTATACTATGGTGCACTTGAAGCTAGTTGTGAATTAGCTGAAAAATATGGGGTTTATGAAACATATGAGGGTAGTCCTGCAAGTCAAGGTATTTTACAGTACGACATGTGGAATAAAGTGCCTACAGACTTGTGGGATTGGAACTCCCTCAAAGAAAAGATTGCCAAACATGGGCTAAGAAATTCATTATTGTTAGCTCCAATGCCCACTGCTTCAACTGCTCAGATATTGGGCAACAATGAATCATTTGAACCATTTACATCAAACATTTATCAAAGACGAGTTTTGTCAGGAGAATTCCAAGTGGTAAATCATCACTTGTTACATGATTTAACTGAAGCAGATTTGTGGGATGAGGATATGAAAAATTTGATCATTCATCACAATGGATCCATTCAAAAGATTGAATCTATCCCTAAAAATATCAGAGACTTATATAAAACTGTTTGGGAAATATCTGTCAAAACAACAATCCAAATGGCTGCTGACAGAGGTGCTTTTATTGATCAGAGCCAGTCTTTCAATATCCATGTTGCAGAACCAAATTATGGCAAATTAACTTCTATTCATTTCTATGCATGGAAAATGGGTTTGAAGACAGGCATGTACTATCTGCGCACCAAACCAGCTGTTAATGCTATACAATTTACAGTGGATAAATCTAAGGTCAAGAGTAAAATAATGAATGGCAAATCAGAGATGACAAACGGTAAAGCTGATGCAGATGACGCGAATATGGCTGCAATCACTTGCTCTTTACAAAACAAAGATGAGTGTTTAAGTTGTGGTTCTTAA